In a single window of the Nodularia spumigena CCY9414 genome:
- a CDS encoding alpha/beta fold hydrolase: MPYICVRGVEHYYEWVKKPSGSLVKPVMVFIHGWAGSARYWKSTADALVDQFDCLLYDLRGFGRSRGKPTIAETSESVMESQSTPETSAAIKELTYELEEYAEDLAGLLDELQLQRIYINAHSMGASIATLFINSYPQRVERGILTCSGIFEYDEKAFTAFHKFGGYVVKFRPKWLGKIPLADRIFMARFLHSPIPNSERQAFLQDFLEADYDAALGTIYTSVSKAQAELMPQEFAKVTVPILLVAGEYDQIIPAEMGRQAAAQSDKIEFAMIANTSHFPMLEDAPTYLMRVQEFLQVKQF; encoded by the coding sequence ATGCCTTATATTTGTGTTCGTGGTGTTGAGCATTATTATGAATGGGTGAAAAAACCATCTGGTTCTTTGGTAAAGCCAGTAATGGTTTTTATTCATGGTTGGGCTGGTTCGGCTAGGTACTGGAAAAGTACGGCTGATGCTTTAGTAGACCAATTTGATTGTTTACTCTACGATTTGCGGGGTTTTGGGCGTTCTCGTGGAAAACCTACCATAGCCGAAACCAGTGAATCTGTTATGGAGTCCCAATCAACCCCAGAAACATCAGCAGCAATCAAAGAGTTAACCTATGAATTAGAAGAGTATGCTGAGGATTTAGCAGGTTTGCTAGATGAATTGCAACTCCAGCGCATTTATATTAACGCTCATTCAATGGGTGCATCTATTGCTACATTGTTTATCAACAGCTATCCCCAACGAGTAGAACGAGGAATTTTAACCTGTAGTGGTATTTTTGAGTACGATGAAAAAGCCTTTACTGCTTTTCATAAATTTGGGGGCTACGTAGTTAAATTTCGTCCCAAGTGGTTAGGTAAAATACCGTTAGCTGACAGAATATTTATGGCTAGATTCTTGCATAGCCCCATTCCCAATTCCGAGCGTCAGGCTTTTTTACAAGATTTTCTCGAAGCAGATTATGATGCAGCATTGGGGACAATTTATACCTCAGTCAGTAAAGCACAAGCGGAATTAATGCCCCAGGAGTTTGCCAAGGTGACAGTACCGATTTTGCTGGTGGCTGGTGAGTATGACCAGATTATTCCTGCCGAGATGGGTCGTCAAGCGGCAGCACAGAGCGATAAAATTGAGTTTGCCATGATTGCCAATACATCCCATTTCCCGATGTTGGAAGATGCGCCAACTTACTTAATGCGGGTGCAGGAGTTTTTGCAGGTCAAACAATTTTAG